In the genome of Candidatus Neomarinimicrobiota bacterium, one region contains:
- a CDS encoding protein-L-isoaspartate(D-aspartate) O-methyltransferase, with the protein MISTWDYDDAFELRLEMVERQLRLRGIHQTAILQAFKDIPRHQFVPNTPLEEAYADHPSPIKAGQTISQPYIVALMIQYLELVKDHRILEIGSGCGYATAILAQLGKHIDALEVYDVLVQDARNVLELLSIHNVTLHHRSAWEQFDGDVGYDRIILWASPPRIPEHLFDKLSDGGILVAPEGKGKQHVWIYKKNAERLKRIKKDAVRFVPLVQGTKEEIDRPLKGLL; encoded by the coding sequence ATGATTTCTACCTGGGACTATGATGATGCCTTCGAATTGCGACTCGAAATGGTGGAACGCCAATTGCGATTACGCGGTATACATCAAACAGCGATTTTACAGGCATTCAAAGATATCCCGAGACATCAATTTGTTCCCAATACTCCTTTAGAAGAAGCATATGCAGATCATCCCTCACCGATCAAAGCCGGGCAAACTATCAGCCAGCCCTATATTGTTGCTCTGATGATCCAATACCTGGAACTGGTGAAAGATCATAGAATTCTTGAGATTGGTAGTGGTTGTGGTTACGCGACTGCAATCCTGGCGCAACTGGGTAAGCACATCGATGCACTTGAAGTTTATGATGTATTGGTGCAAGATGCCCGAAACGTACTGGAGCTACTCTCCATCCACAATGTAACTCTCCACCATAGAAGTGCCTGGGAACAATTTGATGGTGATGTGGGTTATGATCGTATTATTCTGTGGGCCAGTCCTCCCAGAATTCCAGAACATCTGTTTGACAAATTGAGCGATGGGGGAATACTGGTTGCACCGGAGGGGAAGGGCAAACAACATGTTTGGATATACAAAAAGAATGCAGAACGTTTGAAAAGAATAAAGAAAGATGCGGTCAGATTCGTACCCCTGGTTCAGGGAACAAAAGAGGAGATCGATAGGCCTCTGAAAGGATTATTATGA
- a CDS encoding helix-turn-helix transcriptional regulator, whose product MDIGKHLRMVRESHQLLQKDLADKAGLDRSYISKLERGLADPTFATLRKIASAYPLSVPHLLNYGNPESFSLDIDAAIDALRTLKYNMVKVEINIKPL is encoded by the coding sequence ATGGACATTGGTAAACATTTGCGAATGGTTCGAGAATCCCACCAACTCTTGCAAAAAGACCTGGCAGACAAAGCTGGTCTTGATCGAAGCTATATAAGTAAACTGGAAAGGGGTTTGGCCGACCCGACCTTTGCCACTCTTCGAAAAATTGCAAGTGCCTATCCGCTTTCAGTGCCTCATCTACTAAATTATGGTAATCCGGAAAGCTTTAGCCTCGATATCGATGCTGCTATTGATGCTCTGAGAACGCTCAAATACAACATGGTAAAAGTTGAAATAAATATCAAGCCATTGTAA
- a CDS encoding energy transducer TonB — protein MTKTKLSITILIVMLTTISLSAEPAFQTDCCQPIPVGGMQVLEQNTFYPLLAVRDHLESDVVLKFWVDVNGNVSNIYVSESGGTMFDASAIEAVMTTKWNPAMQSGKAVAVNYELPFAYRSR, from the coding sequence ATGACAAAGACAAAACTTTCAATCACAATCCTGATCGTGATGCTGACTACAATAAGCCTATCTGCAGAACCAGCATTTCAAACAGATTGTTGTCAACCTATTCCAGTAGGCGGTATGCAGGTATTGGAACAAAACACATTTTATCCATTGTTGGCAGTACGAGACCACCTGGAAAGTGATGTAGTGCTGAAATTTTGGGTGGATGTTAATGGGAATGTATCAAACATTTACGTTTCCGAAAGTGGTGGCACGATGTTCGACGCATCAGCTATCGAAGCGGTGATGACTACAAAGTGGAACCCGGCCATGCAGAGCGGGAAAGCAGTTGCTGTGAATTATGAGTTACCCTTTGCGTATCGTTCGCGCTAA